The following DNA comes from Holophagaceae bacterium.
AGGCCGTTGTTGATGGAACCGGTCCCATTCGTGAACACGGGATTGAGGGTCGCACTCTGGCCGGCCGTGATGGTGTAGGGCGGGCCAAGTGCCGGGACCGCCACGTTCAAGGCCGCGGTCGGAGCAGGCACCACCGTTAAATTGGTGGTGGTGGTGTAGGTGGTGAGGGCCGCGTTGGCGACCGTGAGGGTATAGGTATAGATGCCTGCGGAAACTGCGGCTGCGGTGACGGTCTGAGGCGTGCCGCTGATGACCGTAGGATCTGGGAATGCGCTCGGCGCGACAAAGCCGGCGGCATTGCTGGTGATGTCCTCGGTGGTCGTGTTGTTGAAGATCGCGTAGAGCTGGGTGCTGTCGCCTTCGGTGATGATGTTGGGCTGGAAGTAGAAGGCGCTGGCGAAGGGTCCGGCGAGGACCGTGACGGTGAGGCTGGCCGTGGCCGTAGCGCCGACAGGGTTGGTGACGGTCAGGACATAGGTCGTGGTGGTGGCCGGGGAGACCGGGTAGGCCTGCGCGGAGGTCACGGTGCCGATGCCGGAGATGACGCCGGTTCCGTTGGTGAACGTGGGCGTGATGCTGGTGGTCTCACCGATGGTGATCGGGTTGTTGGACCCGGCCGTGATGGCGAGGGCCGCCGTGGGAACGCCGTAGACGGTGACGGTCGCACCATGGGTGGATGTGACGCCCGCGCTGTTGGTGACGGTCAGCGTATAGACATAGGTGCCGGTCGCGGTGGGTGTGACCGGGAATGGCACTGCATTGAGAGGATTGATCGCTGCGGGGAGGCCGCTGGTGGCTGCGTTCGGGCCAGTGCCGACAACGGAGGCGGTGCCGCCGGTGCCGATGGTGAAGTAGGCGGTGAGATAGGCGGATCCGCCCAGGGTGATGCCCTGGGGTGCCGCGGCCAGGGCGGCCGCGTTAGGACCGGTCAGCACGACGACCGTATGGACGATTCCCGTGGTGGCGCCGATCGAGTTGGTGACCGTCAAGGTGTAGGTCGTGGTCTGGGTGGGCTGGACCGCGTAGGCCGAGCCGCTGAGCACGGGGCCGACGCTCGGCGAAACCACGCCGGTGCCGCCCGCGAAGGTCGGGGTCAGCATGGTTGTATCGCCGGCCGTGATCGGATTCACCGAAGAGGTGAGGCTCGTCGCGGTGGGCAGGCCCACCACGAGGATCGTGACTGAGCGATTGACGGAAACCAAAGCAGCGTTCGTCACCGTCAAGGTGTAGGTGGTGGTGGCGGTGGGATTCACGAAGAGCGAGACACCGCTGGTGACCGGGATTCCTGCTCCCGGGAAGGGCGGGAAGCTGCCGCTGGGAGGAGCGGTGATGACGCCGTTCCCGCCCGAGAAGATGCCGATCAACTGGGAGTAATCCCCGGCGGTGATGGTGGAGGGGAAGGCGATGAAACTATCGATGACGGGATCGCCCACCACGTGGACCGTGAGGATCCGGGTGACGAAGTCGCCGGCGGGGTTGGTTACCGTCAGCGTGTAGGTGGTGGTCTCGAGCGGATTGACCGTGTAGGAGTTGCCGGTGATGACCGAGCCGACGCCGCCGATGAAACCGGAGCCGTTGGCAAAGGTCGGCAGGAGCTGGACGGGGCTGCCGCCAGCCACGGGCGGAGGCGTCGCCGGGTTGGAGAGGAAGGAGATGATGTCTGGCGGAGGAACCACGGTGACGACGGTGCCCGTGGTGGCCGAGGCGCCGGCGGCATTGGTGACGGTCATGGTGTAGGTCGTGGTCACGGGAGGCGTGACCAGGTAGGGCACTCCGTTGAGCACGGGTCCGACCGCATTGTCGACGATGGCGGTGCCGCTGGAGAAGGTTCCGATCAAGCGCGTGGAATTGCCGATGGTGATGATCGGCGGAATCGCGACCAGGCTGATGCCGGTGGGGGCGTCCACCACTTTGATGGTCGTCGAGATCTGGACGAAGGCTCCGGCGGAGTTGGTGACGGTGAGGAGGTAGGAAGTGGTCTGGACTGGCGAAACCTTCACGGGAACGCCGGTCTGGACCGTGCCCAGGCCGTTGTTGATGGAACCCATGCCGTTCGTGAACACCGGCGTCAGGTTGGCGCTGTTGCCGGAGGTGATGGTGCTGGGGCTGGCGGCGAAGGAAGTGATCACGGGCTTGAGGACCACCGTGACGGTGGCGACCGCCGTGGCAGAACCGCCAGCCGCATTCGTGACTGTGAGGATGTAGCTCACCGTGCTGGCCGGGGTGACTGTGACCGGCACGCCTGTGATCGGATTGATGGTCGTCCCATCCAGCGTGTTCGTGATGACCCCGGAACCAGAGGAGAAGCTGGCGGTCAGATGGACGCTATCGCCGATGGTGATCGTGCTGCGGTCGGCGATGAGGCTCAGGTTGGCGGGGAATCCCGTGACCGTGACGGTGACGCCGGACACTGCGGTGTTGCCGGTGGCATTGGTGACGGTGAGCAGGTAGGTCGTCGTCACGGCGGGGCTGACCGCCGAGGTGAGGCCCGGGAACACGGGGCCGACGCCGTTGTTGATGAAACCCGAGCCGCCCGAGAACGAATAATTAAGCGTGGAGGTGGCGCCCTGGGAGATCAGGGCGGGGTTGGCGGTGAAGGAGGCGATGGCTGGCGCGCCCTGGACCACTATGATGAGGCCCTGGGTCACCGAGGCACCCGCGGCGTTCGTGACGGTGAGCGTATAGGTAGTGGTGACCGCCGGCGACACCAGGAAAGGAACGCCGCTCACGGGCGTGATGGAGGTCGCGTTCACGCTGTTGGTAACCGCGCCAGCGCCGCTGCTGAAGGTGGCCGTCAGCGCCACGCTCTCGCCGACCGCGATGGACGTCTTGCTGGCAGTGAAGGAAACCCCCGTGATGGGCGGTATCACATTGATGGGAAGCGTCCGGGCCGCGGTGGAACCGGCCGCGTTCGTCACGGTCAACACATAGGTCGTCGTGACTTGAGGCGAGACCGTGAACGGCTGGCCGCTCGGAATCGAGACTGGCCTTGGATCTGATCCCGGACCAGGAGACACGGAGCCGGTGCCATTCGTATAGACCGCGGTGAGGATCGCGCTCTCATTTTGAGCGATGGTGGTCCTATTCGCGCTGAAGCTGGAAATTGTCGGCTCGGGAACCGGAACAGGAGTACTGCTGCTCCCTCCGCACGCCACCATCAACGCTAGAACCGCGGCGGAAAGGAAGGAGATAAACCTGGCGAGTGGGTTCATAACAATACCCCTTGGAATAGGAAAGTGGTGGAGTGGGCGACGGCAAAAGGATAGTTCTGATCCTTTTTCCCCTAAGGGAGGTGAAAAGTCAAAAAAAAACTGCCCGGCAGCAGGTAAATAATCGATATGTAAATTTTCGCACTTTCCCACTCAAAGTTACTTGAACCTGTTTTTATCTCTGTTTGAAAAATCCTGGTCTAAAGTGGCGCCCGGCGCCCGGAGCGGATTGAGCTTGAGAGATAGCTGTCTAATGAATTTATATAAATACAATATTTACAATACTTATAATATACATGAAGATGGGGCAACGAATTGAATCGTGTTCCCGCTGGCGCAACAGTTGCTTCAAAGCACATCTTGCCAGTCCGGCCAGCGCTTCAAGGGCATTGAGCACTCTTTGCCGGTGATACCAGGTTCAAGCGCGGGGCCTGAAGGGTGGCGTGGCGCGTGTCGCCCCGCATGGCCTAGGGTCCTTGTGTCAACACCGGCGCGGGTCTAGGAATTCCTGTCTTCTTTCCTGACCCGCAGACTGCAATCAGCGGCCATCGGTGCCGGAGAAGAGGGCCTGGAGATTGAGGGATGGCACCCGTGCCTGGGTGGCGAGAGAGACATACTTCCTGGCGAGGGCGTCCTTGCCTGCTCCGAGCACCGTGCTCACGAGCCCAAGGGCTTCCGCCTGTTCAGGCGAAGGCAGTCGTTTGAGGATGCGCAACCAGACAGCTTCCTCCAAAACGTTGAATGCGGTCTGCACTTCGGAAAGGTCGAAGCCGCCGTCGAAACGTTCCTGGGCCACGGCATTGGCATGGGCCACCATCGGGGCCAGATTGCGCTCCGCCACAGCGGCGAGGGTCAGGGAGAGAAGGTTGTCGAGCCGCTGGCAGAGCTGGCCGGCTCCTGCCTTCTCGTAGTGCTCCAGGTGCGCCCGTTTCAACGAGGCAGCCGCTTCAGCGATGATCTCCTGCCGGCTTTCCAGCAAGAACGAATGAAGGTCCATGGAACGCCTCCCCGCTTCGAAGCGCCGCCGCGTGTCGTTGTCGCGTGGACAGGTGCCGAAGCTTTCCTATGTTCGATCCATCGGCCCGTGACTTACGTCAAGACGTGCTTCGATCGCCAACGGGTTTACGCGTGGATCCGAGACTACTCCCCGCAACTTGAAGCCGGCCCGCAGGGACGATTTCAGTGGAGAGAGGGCGGCCGGAATCGACACATCGCCAGGGCTTGCGGATGGGGCGGCCGAAGAGCTGCGCTTCCCCGGGCCCTTGGGAGCCGAGTAGAGCTATCATCAACCCGTTGGCCCCCGCCCGCGCGAAGGGCCGGAGGGGGTCCGATGGACTGGCTCGTGGCGCTGTTCAAGGATGGGTCCGTCGCCCAGGGGCTGCTCATCCTCAGTCTGGTGGTCAGCGCGGGGCTGGCTCTTGGAAATGTCCGCCTCTTCAAGGTGACCCTGAGCGTCGGGGGCGTACTTTTCGCAGGGCTCCTGGCGGGCCACCTCGGTTTCCAGGTCAATGCCGAGATCCTGGAGTTCACCCGGGAATTCGGGCTCGTCCTGTTCGTGTACGCCATCGGGCTGCAGGTGGGTCCCGGCATTGTCTCTTCGCTCCGGGCGCAGGGCTTGACCCTCAACCTGCTGGCGGCTGCGACGGTTCTCGGAGGAACGGGGATCACGATCCTGATCGTCTTTTTCGGAGGGGCGAACCTCCCGGTGGCGTTGGGACTTCTGTCGGGGGCGGTGACGAATACCCCAAGCCTCGGCGCGGCCCAGCAGGCCTTCAAGGACTTGAAGCCTGTCATCGATGACGCCCCGGCGCTCCTGGGCGTCGGCTATGCGGTGGCCTACCCGTTCGGGATCCTCGGCATCATCCTGACCATGCATCTCGTCAAGCGGCTGTTCCGCATCGACCCGGACAAGGAAGCCGAGGAATTCGAGCGCCTGAGGACGCGGCAGGTCAAGCCGATCCTCACCCGCAATTTCGAGGTGACCAACCCCAACCTCGCCGGCTTGAAGGTCGACCGCTTGGTGGAATTGGCCGGCACCGGCGTGGTGGTGACCCGGGTCTACCGCGACGGAAAGCAGCAGGTGGCCACACCCGAGACCACGCTCCAGTTGGGGGACCTTCTCCACGCCGTGGGCACCGAGGCGCGCCTCGAAGGATTCCGCGTCATCATCGGGAAGGCCAGCGAGGTGGAGCTTCCCGCCCTCCCGAGCCAGATCTCGTTCCGGCCCATCATCGTGACGACCAAGGAGGCGGTGGGGAAGGAGATCGATGAGCTGGAACTGGATGAGAAGTACGGGGTCATCATCACGCGGGTGATCCGCTCCGGGGTCGAGTTCTCCCCCACCAAGGGGCTCCAGATCCAGTTCGGCGACCGGCTCATGGCGGTGGGCGAGGAGCAGGCGCTCGCGCAGGCCTCCCGCGAACTGGGCGATTCCATGCGGGACCTAGAAAAGCCCCAGATGATCCCGATCTTCATCGGCATCGCGCTCGGCGTGATCCTGGGCACCTGGCCCATCGCGGTCATCGGGATGCCGGCGGCGGTGAAGCTCGGACTGGCGGGCGGGCCGCTCATTGTGGCGATCCTGCTTTCGCGGATCGGCAAGGTGGGGCCCTTCATCGTCTACATGCCCAACGCCGCCAAGTCGCTCCTGCGCGAGTTCGGGATCTGCCTCTTCCTGGCCTCGGTCGGCCTGAAGGCGGGCGAGCGGCTGTTCTCGATCCTTTTCTCGCAGCAGGGGATCGCCTGGGTGGGGATGGCGGCGCTGATCACGATCGTGCCGCTGGTCCTCGTCGGCCTCGTGGCCAGGGGCATCCACAAGCTCGACTACGTGACAATCTGCGGCCTGCTCGCCGGGAGCATGACCGATCCGCCGGCCCTTGCCTATGCCACCGAGACCTTCAAGAACGATGCGCCCTCCGTGGCCTATGCGACGGTCTATCCCCTGACGATGCTGCTCCGCGTCCTCATCGCGCAGCTCTTCGTCATCGTCGCCCTGAGCTGAGAGCCCCGCTTCCCGGCGGGAGGCCGGGAATTCCGGAACGCCGAGCGGCCGGACGGCATCCCACTCCCATGTCCACCATCGCCGATCCAGCCACCCTTGCGCAGTTGATCGCCCGCCTGAACGCCCTGCAACCCGGCTCTTCCCGCCGCTGGGGCGCCATGACAGCGGGAGAGATGCTCTGCCATCTGGCGGATGTGCACCTAACCGTGATGGACCCGAGTGCCAGGCGCCCAGCGCCCCGGTGGCGCCCTGTGATGAAGTGGATCGCGCTCTATGCGCCCCTCCCCTGGCCCAAGGGGTTCAAGTCGCCGGCCCGCGTGGACCAGCGGAAGGGCGGCACGAAGCCCACTACCTTCGAGGCGGACCGCCAGCGCGCTCTTGGGACCCTCCGGACCTTCGCTGCGGTGCCACCGGAAGCCCTGCCCCCCAACCACGCGGTGTTCGGAACGCTCAGCGCCGGCGAGTGGCACAGGTGGGCCTACCGGCATACGGACCACCACCTTCGCCAGTTCGGGCTCTGATCCACGGCCGCCCCGCACCGCCTCCCTGACGGCCTGTCGACGGTTCCGCTGGCGCTACTTCAGTCCATGCTGAGCCTTGAAGCCAGCCCATCGGGCTTTCAGGCGGATGAAGGCTTCGACATCCTCGCAGCGGAGGAAGGGATTGGTCTCCCGCTCCCAGGCCAGTGTGGAACTGGGCCTGGCGCCGTAGTCGTGGCCCGGCCAGATCGTCGCATGCTCAGGCCATCCGTGGAGCAGGCGCTGCAGGCTGTCCCACTCGATGCGGGCATCCGCGTCGCTTCCGGTGCCACCGACTTTTCCCACAAAGAGAAGATCCCCGGTGATCCCCGCGGCCATTTCTTCCACGAGGAAGGCCAGGTGGTCGTGGTAGTGGCCGGGCACGTGCCAGGCCAGGAGATGGTAGGCGCCGAAGGCCAGGCGCTCCCCATCCCGGAGCACGCGGTCCACGGG
Coding sequences within:
- a CDS encoding DinB family protein, with translation MSTIADPATLAQLIARLNALQPGSSRRWGAMTAGEMLCHLADVHLTVMDPSARRPAPRWRPVMKWIALYAPLPWPKGFKSPARVDQRKGGTKPTTFEADRQRALGTLRTFAAVPPEALPPNHAVFGTLSAGEWHRWAYRHTDHHLRQFGL
- a CDS encoding MBL fold metallo-hydrolase; amino-acid sequence: MRFIFEQVRMGGDRNFGYLLGDREAGAGILIDPSFDPGLLVARAEAQNLGITHILNTHGHADHSNGNAAAKALTGAVVAGGPGHPGPVDRVLRDGERLAFGAYHLLAWHVPGHYHDHLAFLVEEMAAGITGDLLFVGKVGGTGSDADARIEWDSLQRLLHGWPEHATIWPGHDYGARPSSTLAWERETNPFLRCEDVEAFIRLKARWAGFKAQHGLK
- a CDS encoding putative transporter produces the protein MDWLVALFKDGSVAQGLLILSLVVSAGLALGNVRLFKVTLSVGGVLFAGLLAGHLGFQVNAEILEFTREFGLVLFVYAIGLQVGPGIVSSLRAQGLTLNLLAAATVLGGTGITILIVFFGGANLPVALGLLSGAVTNTPSLGAAQQAFKDLKPVIDDAPALLGVGYAVAYPFGILGIILTMHLVKRLFRIDPDKEAEEFERLRTRQVKPILTRNFEVTNPNLAGLKVDRLVELAGTGVVVTRVYRDGKQQVATPETTLQLGDLLHAVGTEARLEGFRVIIGKASEVELPALPSQISFRPIIVTTKEAVGKEIDELELDEKYGVIITRVIRSGVEFSPTKGLQIQFGDRLMAVGEEQALAQASRELGDSMRDLEKPQMIPIFIGIALGVILGTWPIAVIGMPAAVKLGLAGGPLIVAILLSRIGKVGPFIVYMPNAAKSLLREFGICLFLASVGLKAGERLFSILFSQQGIAWVGMAALITIVPLVLVGLVARGIHKLDYVTICGLLAGSMTDPPALAYATETFKNDAPSVAYATVYPLTMLLRVLIAQLFVIVALS